TATCGCATGGCATCCTTCTGAAGGGAGCCTCACCCCTAGTCAGTTTGTGCATGATCTAGGGCTTAGCTATCGCTTTCCCTCCGGAAAACTAGTGGCAAGTTTTGACACAAAAAATATATTTAATACGGCGTTGTATGACAACTTTGGTGTCCAGAAACCCGGAAGAGCATTCTACATCAAACTTAATTACACGATTAGCAAATTCTTATAAAAAACAAAAGTGATATGAAAAAAAATCTATTAAAAACTGTTCTATTCGGTGCATTGGCTGCGTCGGTAACCTTAGGTAGCTGTAGTAAAGATAGTGGGAATCCCGGCGCGGTAGTACCTCCAGAGGAAAAACCTACTGACAACAGATGGATTACATTGACAGCTGCACTAAAATTGACAAACGATGGTGACGGTAATGGCGGTACAATGGCCTATGCTATTTCACCTGATCAAGCTATTGACCCTGCTTTTGAGCTTGATGTTTTTAATGGCAAAGGCTTGAAATTTGATTCACCAAGAACCTCACGTATACAGGCATCCGCAGATGGAAAATTTTTATATGATATCCAATATACGGGAACTGACGGTGGCATTTTCCAGAAATATGCAGTAAATGGTGCGGAAAAATATGTGAAAAGTGGCAATGAAGTGAATGCAGCTGTTATTTTAGGCACCTCACCACGTTGGGTGAAATCAGCTGAAGGGATAGGTATCGGTGTAAGTGCAACAACACAGACATCTTTTACAGGTACATTTCCAGCAGTAACTTTTGGCAATATCAAGTCTACAGCCACTGTAGCATCTATCAATCTTGATAATCCAAGTATTTTAAATACAGCTTCATTTACTATTCCATTTACCGATGAGCAATTGGCTCAAGGTTATTCGATCGGCCGTATTGATGTACCGATCATCAACCAGGCAAAGAATAAAGTCTATATAGGCTGTAATATTTCGAAAGTGAATCCGAAGGGAACTCCTAGTCAGAATCAGGAAACAGGTGTAGTTTCTTGGCCAAGTGATGCCGCCAACATTGCTGGTACTGTAACCTTGGTTGTTGACTATCCTTCGTTTAAAAATCCGAAATTAATCTGGTCTACACAAAGTAAATATGGTAATAATGGTTACCGTACCATGACCCAGTATATTGCTGAAGATGGCCATGTTTATCAATCCACTGGCGCAAATACAACGAGCTATCCACATATCTTGCGTATTGACAAAAATACTAATGATTATGACAACAGCTATGTATTCGATCTGTCAAAAGCACTAGGCGTTAGTGGTCTTGCTGGAATAAAAGCCTGGAAATACCTAGGTCAAGGTAAAGCTTTTGTCCTATATGACATTGATAAAAAAGGTGGTTATTTGGCGCTAATAGACCTCAATGCGAAAACAGCAACTAAAATTGCCACAGAATATGAGTCTAAATTAAACTTTGATCAACAGCAAAGTATTGCTCAGGTAGGCGACAACGTGTATGTTCCATTGACACCTATCAGCGAAGCCGGAAATGTATTTGTTTACAACTGGAAAACTGGCAAATTGACGAAAGGTGCCAAGTTATTGAACGGTACAGGACATCGTTATATCGGTGCTTATTAATACGATATTTATCGTATAGCACAACAAAAATGGCCGTTCTGTAAAATCAGAGCGGCCATTCTGGTAATGAAACTTATTACGATATCGTTTAAAATCAGTACATCAACTTACAGTTTCTGGTAAATAAGCTTCCATCTTCAGCCTCGCCAATAAATAACTTATGGTCGATTCTGCACCCTGGTTAATATTTACAGTACGCTCTTCTAGGCCATCAAAACAACCACCCGTCACCGGATTATAAACAATTTGCTGGATATGATTGCGCCCCAGGAACCATTCGAATGCTGTCCGTATCGTATTTTTATAGTTTTCATCTTTTGTATGTCTATAAAACCTATCCAGCGCAATAATGGTATAGGCAACATCGATGGGCTGTTCCCCTCCTTTGGGTTGAGCTCTCGGCTGATCGCGTTGTGCCCAGCCTTTATTGGAAATAACATGGATTTCGTCATCAACAATAATTCTGCTCAATAGAAAATCAAAGGATTGATAAGCAATGTCACGATATCTCTTATCACCAGCTGACTCGTAGGCAGCCAACAATGCCTCCGGAATCACGCTATTGCCATAGGTCATGTAGGATTCGTACCATTGCCAATCGGCGGTACTTTCATACTCAAACATGGCTACCAAGCGGTCGGCTAAAACTTCTATGATCGCTTTATAATTATTGCCTTTCATAAAACTTAAGCCCTTTATCGTAAAGGCCATTGATCGTGTTGAATAATAAACTAGCGCATGCTTAGAAGCTCGCTCCAAAAGTTCAATAGCAGGTTTGACTATTCGCTCGGGTAACAGATTGGCTAATCCAACCACCTCTCCCAATGCCCACACAGCACGTCCATTGGCATCCTCGAGATTCTCCTGCTCGTTTTGCAGGGTAAAATTACCATCAATATCTACATAGTTCAAAAAGGTACCATCATCCTGCATACAATAAGCTATAAAGTCCAGGTACTTCTTGATCAAGCCAAGGTCCTCCTGAGATTCGTATAATTTATAATGATGTAACATCGCAATAAGGGCCCGCGCATTGTCATCCAATGCATAGCCACTGGTTAGGTCAGGCATACTGATATCTGCAAATTGAACAAATGCTCTTTCCGTTGACATCCGAAACATATGGTCTAGATTGAGCGGGGGAATAGAATACAGCATATCCCTTTTTTCGTCAATAAGGAGTTCAAATAGATTGACATGGGCTATGGCTACATTTTGCCAGGAGGTTTTGACCATTTTTTGAAGATTCACATGGCGGATTTTCTCTAGTCTCGGTGTATCGTCCAAAATTTGATTAACGGCGTCAGCGAGTTGATCCGATGCTCCAAAATCGATCATCGTGCCCATATCTGCTTTCAGAACCTCCCTGACATGGGGAATCGGTGTCGAAACGATAGGACAGCCCGAACTCAAGGCATAAGAAAATGTACCGCTCACCGCTTGGAGGGGATCTTTTGATGTGAAGAGATATACATCGGTGATGGATAGATAGGCTAATAGTGACTCTATCGAAAGAAATTCATTCACAAACCTGACATGATCAGCTATTCCCTGTTGATTTATTATTTCCTGTAGTTGATTTCTGTAGGTCTCCCCTTCCCATTGCAACAAGGTGGGGTGTGTCTGTCCTAAAATAAGAAATAGCACATTTGGATTTTGTTTAATAATAGCGGGAAGTGCATATAATGTTGTTTCAATACTTTTGCTGGGCCCTAGTAGACCAAAGGTGCTCAGCACTTTCTTGCCCAGTAGATTATATCGCTCTAGTGTTGCCTGTTTATTTGTTGCGGGAGCCAAATGCGTCCCATGTGCGATCACTGTGATTTTATTCGGAGCGATTTTATAAGCGTTAATAAGAATATCCGCAGAATTTTGAGTCATGACGACGATCTGTGAACAATATTCCGCAATGGCGGATACTTGGTCGCGTAGGGCACTGTCTGGTGATGGTAGTACCGTATGAAAAGTAACTACAATCGTGATCTGCGTTGCGTAAAGTGCTGAAACAAGCGATCTGAACCTGGCCTCCTGACCAGCGAATAAACCGAATTCATGTTCAATGCACACTATATCGATATTTTTGTAGTGTTGAATATTTTCAAATAAAGTATCAAATGAAACCGGATCCCCGATCTCCAGTATACCTAGTGGAGCCTGATCATAATTAGCCTGATCCCGAGTCTCTACGATTGGTATCGGAATAAGGTCATATGAATCCTCAAATTTACTTGAAATGGCTTTCATCAAATCTGTTGTGTAGGTGGCAATACCGCAGGCGCGAGGGGGAAAAGTTGATAGGAACGCAATTCCTCTTTTCGTCGTTGAAATCATTGTTGATTATTTATGTGAAGTCCTTGCATACGATCGTCTTGTATCTTTAACAAGGTGCTGCACGTAGGGAGGTTC
The window above is part of the Sphingobacterium sp. ML3W genome. Proteins encoded here:
- a CDS encoding glycosyltransferase; translation: MISTTKRGIAFLSTFPPRACGIATYTTDLMKAISSKFEDSYDLIPIPIVETRDQANYDQAPLGILEIGDPVSFDTLFENIQHYKNIDIVCIEHEFGLFAGQEARFRSLVSALYATQITIVVTFHTVLPSPDSALRDQVSAIAEYCSQIVVMTQNSADILINAYKIAPNKITVIAHGTHLAPATNKQATLERYNLLGKKVLSTFGLLGPSKSIETTLYALPAIIKQNPNVLFLILGQTHPTLLQWEGETYRNQLQEIINQQGIADHVRFVNEFLSIESLLAYLSITDVYLFTSKDPLQAVSGTFSYALSSGCPIVSTPIPHVREVLKADMGTMIDFGASDQLADAVNQILDDTPRLEKIRHVNLQKMVKTSWQNVAIAHVNLFELLIDEKRDMLYSIPPLNLDHMFRMSTERAFVQFADISMPDLTSGYALDDNARALIAMLHHYKLYESQEDLGLIKKYLDFIAYCMQDDGTFLNYVDIDGNFTLQNEQENLEDANGRAVWALGEVVGLANLLPERIVKPAIELLERASKHALVYYSTRSMAFTIKGLSFMKGNNYKAIIEVLADRLVAMFEYESTADWQWYESYMTYGNSVIPEALLAAYESAGDKRYRDIAYQSFDFLLSRIIVDDEIHVISNKGWAQRDQPRAQPKGGEQPIDVAYTIIALDRFYRHTKDENYKNTIRTAFEWFLGRNHIQQIVYNPVTGGCFDGLEERTVNINQGAESTISYLLARLKMEAYLPETVS